In Malania oleifera isolate guangnan ecotype guangnan chromosome 8, ASM2987363v1, whole genome shotgun sequence, a single window of DNA contains:
- the LOC131162116 gene encoding monooxygenase 2-like isoform X1: MPCNEKTMYWFFTFTSLDQKPLIAETEDDMEDNPAKMKQFVLSKLGKLSQQVQSVVERTELVNISCASLKLRWPWDLLRGEICRGNVCVAGDALHPMTPDIGQGGCSALEDGVVLARCLGDAFLAKTQNGDEWGRIEKAVEKYGKERRWRSIGLIATAYTVGMVQQSDGKVMSFLRDNLLPGILAGSLLKMADFDCGKLN; this comes from the exons ATGCCCTGCAATGAGAAGACGATGTATTGGTTTTTCACTTTCACTTCTCTCGACCAAA AACCTCTGATTGCAGAGACAGAAGACGACATGGAAGATAATCCAGCAAAGATGAAGCAGTTCGTGCTGAGCAAGCTCGGCAAACTCTCTCAACAAGTCCAGAGCGTTGTGGAAAGAACCGAGCTCGTCAACATCTCCTGCGCGTCGCTGAAGCTCCGGTGGCCGTGGGATCTTCTCCGGGGAGAGATCTGCAGAGGCAACGTCTGCGTCGCCGGCGACGCCCTGCACCCGATGACGCCGGACATCGGCCAGGGCGGCTGCTCCGCCCTGGAAGACGGCGTCGTTCTGGCGAGGTGCCTCGGCGATGCCTTCCTGGCGAAAACACAAAACGGCGACGAATGGGGAAGGATCGAAAAGGCGGTGGAGAAGTATGGAAAGGAGAGGAGGTGGAGGAGTATTGGGCTGATAGCGACGGCGTACACGGTGGGGATGGTGCAGCAGAGCGACGGGAAGGTGATGAGCTTCTTGAGGGACAATTTGTTGCCGGGAATTTTGGCCGGATCTCTTCTCAAGATGGCTGATTTCGACTGCGGGAAGCTTAATTGA
- the LOC131162116 gene encoding monooxygenase 2-like isoform X2, with the protein MPCNEKTMYWFFTFTSLDQKTEDDMEDNPAKMKQFVLSKLGKLSQQVQSVVERTELVNISCASLKLRWPWDLLRGEICRGNVCVAGDALHPMTPDIGQGGCSALEDGVVLARCLGDAFLAKTQNGDEWGRIEKAVEKYGKERRWRSIGLIATAYTVGMVQQSDGKVMSFLRDNLLPGILAGSLLKMADFDCGKLN; encoded by the exons ATGCCCTGCAATGAGAAGACGATGTATTGGTTTTTCACTTTCACTTCTCTCGACCAAA AGACAGAAGACGACATGGAAGATAATCCAGCAAAGATGAAGCAGTTCGTGCTGAGCAAGCTCGGCAAACTCTCTCAACAAGTCCAGAGCGTTGTGGAAAGAACCGAGCTCGTCAACATCTCCTGCGCGTCGCTGAAGCTCCGGTGGCCGTGGGATCTTCTCCGGGGAGAGATCTGCAGAGGCAACGTCTGCGTCGCCGGCGACGCCCTGCACCCGATGACGCCGGACATCGGCCAGGGCGGCTGCTCCGCCCTGGAAGACGGCGTCGTTCTGGCGAGGTGCCTCGGCGATGCCTTCCTGGCGAAAACACAAAACGGCGACGAATGGGGAAGGATCGAAAAGGCGGTGGAGAAGTATGGAAAGGAGAGGAGGTGGAGGAGTATTGGGCTGATAGCGACGGCGTACACGGTGGGGATGGTGCAGCAGAGCGACGGGAAGGTGATGAGCTTCTTGAGGGACAATTTGTTGCCGGGAATTTTGGCCGGATCTCTTCTCAAGATGGCTGATTTCGACTGCGGGAAGCTTAATTGA
- the LOC131162118 gene encoding monooxygenase 2-like, translated as MEINEDIVIVGAGIAGLATALGLHRLGLRSLVLESSDGLRITGFALITWNNAWKALEALGIADSIRRRHLPLDGFGVSSAVTGLPISEKSLRGRGR; from the exons ATGGAGATTAACGAAGACATAGTTATAGTTGGAGCTGGAATTGCAGGCCTCGCCACCGCTTTGGGACTCCACAG GTTGGGATTGAGGAGCTTGGTGTTGGAATCGTCGGATGGTTTGAGAATTACAGGGTTTGCACTTATCACATGGAACAATGCCTGGAAGGCTCTGGAGGCTTTGGGCATTGCCGATTCCATAAGACGACGTCATCTTCCCCTTGACGG GTTCGGAGTGTCATCGGCAGTTACGGGGCTCCCCATTTCGGAGAAATCATTGAGAGGAAGGGGAAGA TGA